In Pleurocapsa sp. PCC 7319, the following are encoded in one genomic region:
- a CDS encoding ABC transporter ATP-binding protein produces the protein MSQELAIATYGLTKRFERHLAVNEIDLRIKSGEVYGLIGPNGAGKTTLIRMLAAAEEPTTGEIYLNGDRLLRDDSNPILKKRLGYLPDDFPLYDDLIVWDYLDYFARLYRLKQPFRRRRLQEVLELVQLENKRKSIISTLSRGMKQRLSLARTIIHEPILLLLDEPVSGLDPIARQQFRQIIKVLQEAGMTILISSHVLSDLAELCTSVGIMELGFLVESASLEELYRRLSRQQIILSSLGKMEILQQKLNQNSFVEEWEVIPQTNRLKVNFTGGESDCAELLRSLVLAEIPLTEFHCSQEDLETIFLKLGHQQTS, from the coding sequence ATGAGTCAGGAATTAGCGATCGCCACCTACGGATTAACCAAAAGATTTGAGCGTCATCTTGCTGTAAATGAAATTGACTTGAGAATCAAAAGTGGTGAAGTTTACGGTTTAATTGGTCCCAATGGTGCGGGAAAGACGACGTTGATTAGGATGCTCGCAGCAGCAGAAGAACCAACCACAGGGGAGATTTATCTTAATGGCGATCGCTTGCTAAGAGATGACTCTAATCCCATCTTAAAAAAACGTCTAGGTTATCTTCCCGATGATTTTCCGCTTTATGATGATTTAATCGTCTGGGATTATTTAGATTACTTTGCTCGTTTGTATCGCTTAAAACAACCCTTTCGGCGTCGCCGTCTTCAGGAAGTTTTAGAACTAGTTCAACTCGAAAATAAACGTAAAAGTATTATTTCTACTCTATCGAGAGGAATGAAACAACGCCTGAGCTTGGCGAGAACCATTATTCACGAACCCATATTATTATTGCTAGATGAACCTGTATCAGGTTTAGATCCGATTGCACGTCAACAGTTTCGCCAAATAATTAAAGTTTTACAAGAAGCGGGAATGACAATTTTAATTTCTTCCCATGTTCTCAGTGACTTGGCTGAACTCTGCACTTCAGTGGGGATAATGGAATTAGGGTTTTTGGTTGAAAGTGCTTCTTTAGAAGAACTATATCGGCGTTTATCTCGTCAACAAATTATCCTCAGCTCTTTGGGTAAGATGGAGATATTGCAACAAAAACTCAACCAGAACTCGTTCGTAGAGGAATGGGAGGTCATCCCTCAAACTAATCGTCTAAAAGTCAATTTTACCGGGGGAGAATCAGACTGTGCCGAACTATTGCGATCGCTCGTTCTTGCAGAGATTCCTCTTACAGAATTCCACTGTAGCCAAGAAGATCTCGAAACTATATTCCTTAAATTAGGACATCAACAAACTTCTTAA
- a CDS encoding ureidoglycolate lyase, translating into MLKNPKNLTLKQISAVRITLENFQAYGQLILPSPDGKAFDETDAVLKLDHGIPRFYIMRLEQRGKIFSKITRHNYCTQCLGSLNGKDWLMAVCPPSASNEPDISQMGAFRIPGDCFIKLEVGTWHAGPYFEHQVVDFYNLELSDTNIVDHFTYNFATNQNLKFEIIN; encoded by the coding sequence ATGCTCAAAAATCCTAAAAATCTTACGCTAAAACAAATATCTGCTGTCAGAATTACACTAGAAAACTTTCAAGCTTATGGTCAATTGATTTTACCTTCTCCTGATGGGAAAGCTTTTGATGAAACCGACGCAGTACTAAAACTAGATCATGGAATTCCTCGTTTTTATATTATGCGGTTAGAACAGAGAGGCAAAATATTTAGCAAAATTACTCGTCACAATTATTGTACTCAATGTTTAGGCTCACTCAATGGTAAAGATTGGTTGATGGCGGTATGTCCACCTTCAGCAAGTAACGAACCAGATATTAGCCAGATGGGTGCATTTCGTATTCCAGGAGATTGTTTTATTAAACTAGAGGTAGGAACTTGGCACGCAGGACCTTATTTTGAGCATCAAGTAGTAGATTTTTATAATCTGGAACTTAGTGATACTAATATTGTCGATCACTTTACCTATAATTTTGCTACTAATCAAAATCTTAAGTTTGAAATTATTAATTAA
- a CDS encoding methylated-DNA--[protein]-cysteine S-methyltransferase has protein sequence MTSRVYQLNSQRIKISYRIVSSSLGYMLIANSDRGICSINLGDSPENLTLSLTEEFNQATITQDETSYQDCQEQILSYIAGKKFNLEFPLALQGTLFQQQVWQSLQRIPYGETRTYGEIARDLGKPTASRAVGNACGANPIALIIPCHRVIRSDGSLGSYRWGIERKQKLIELERIKY, from the coding sequence ATGACTTCTAGGGTTTATCAACTAAACAGTCAGAGAATCAAGATTAGCTATAGAATTGTTTCTTCTAGTTTAGGATATATGCTGATTGCCAATAGCGATCGAGGTATTTGCTCCATTAATTTAGGGGATTCTCCAGAGAACTTAACCCTTAGCTTGACTGAAGAATTTAACCAAGCAACTATTACTCAGGACGAAACAAGCTATCAAGATTGTCAAGAGCAAATTCTCAGTTATATTGCCGGAAAAAAATTTAATCTAGAATTTCCTTTAGCTCTACAGGGTACGCTATTTCAACAACAAGTTTGGCAATCCTTACAAAGAATTCCCTATGGTGAAACTCGAACTTATGGAGAAATTGCTAGGGATCTTGGTAAACCAACAGCCTCGAGAGCAGTTGGTAATGCTTGTGGTGCTAATCCAATCGCTCTAATCATTCCGTGTCATCGGGTTATTCGTAGTGATGGAAGTCTCGGTAGCTACCGTTGGGGAATTGAACGCAAACAAAAATTGATTGAGCTCGAAAGAATTAAATATTAA
- a CDS encoding SH3 domain-containing protein, giving the protein MKKLISKLAMLSLGLTVSLMAVETTQIKPAQAQRLCSSYRVVRPNGLYVYINGGSQIITTLPYNNIVNVNGISADGSWAKIQYLRVDGQMGYGWVAQEFLECYQQ; this is encoded by the coding sequence ATGAAAAAACTTATTAGTAAGCTGGCAATGTTGAGTCTTGGTTTGACTGTAAGTTTGATGGCGGTGGAAACTACACAAATAAAACCAGCTCAAGCTCAAAGACTTTGTAGCTCCTATAGGGTGGTTCGACCTAATGGTTTGTATGTGTATATCAATGGAGGAAGTCAAATTATCACAACTCTTCCTTATAACAATATTGTTAATGTTAATGGAATAAGTGCTGATGGATCTTGGGCAAAAATTCAATATTTGAGAGTTGATGGACAAATGGGTTACGGTTGGGTAGCCCAAGAGTTTTTAGAATGCTATCAACAATAA
- a CDS encoding carbonic anhydrase gives MKKLIRGLDKFRQTYVSTHQELLEQLSHGQKPRVLFVTCSDSRVAPNLITDTDVGELFVIRNAGNIIPPYGAANGGEGGTIEYAINALGIEQVVICGHSNCGAMKGLLKLNKLQKDMPLVYDWLKHAESTRRLVLENYPDYEEDDLIEVLVAENVLIQIENLKTYPVVRARLHQGRLKIYAWIYNIETGNVLAYDARTHTYVPPEGQLLEEEDSVRPFVSGGDNESLIPIKKELEALLKVSPETSNAAEAATRSLLTLFDKARRMGMNNIELQNYHSLFSESVQLWAEKMHSRA, from the coding sequence GTGAAAAAGTTAATTCGTGGTCTAGATAAGTTTAGGCAAACATATGTCAGTACCCATCAAGAGCTTTTAGAACAGCTTTCCCACGGTCAAAAACCGAGAGTTTTGTTTGTTACCTGTTCTGATTCTAGAGTTGCCCCCAACTTAATCACCGATACTGATGTTGGAGAACTATTTGTAATTCGTAATGCTGGTAATATCATTCCTCCCTATGGCGCAGCTAATGGTGGAGAAGGAGGAACAATTGAATATGCCATCAATGCTTTAGGTATTGAGCAAGTAGTTATTTGTGGACATTCCAATTGTGGAGCCATGAAAGGACTGCTGAAGCTCAATAAGCTACAGAAAGATATGCCTTTAGTTTATGATTGGCTGAAACATGCAGAATCGACTCGCCGTCTAGTGCTAGAAAACTATCCCGACTACGAAGAAGACGATCTGATTGAAGTTTTAGTGGCGGAAAACGTATTAATTCAAATTGAAAATCTTAAAACCTATCCTGTAGTTAGAGCTAGATTACATCAGGGAAGACTGAAAATTTATGCCTGGATCTATAATATCGAAACAGGTAATGTCCTCGCTTACGATGCACGTACTCATACTTATGTACCCCCAGAAGGTCAGTTACTTGAAGAAGAGGATTCAGTTCGTCCTTTCGTCAGCGGCGGTGATAATGAATCTTTGATTCCCATTAAAAAAGAGTTGGAGGCTTTATTAAAAGTTTCTCCTGAAACCTCCAATGCAGCTGAAGCAGCAACCCGATCGCTGTTGACCTTATTTGATAAAGCGCGACGTATGGGAATGAATAACATTGAGTTACAGAATTATCATTCTTTATTTTCAGAATCAGTGCAGCTTTGGGCAGAAAAAATGCATTCCCGCGCCTAA
- the hisA gene encoding 1-(5-phosphoribosyl)-5-[(5-phosphoribosylamino)methylideneamino]imidazole-4-carboxamide isomerase, whose amino-acid sequence MEVIPAIDLLDGKCVRLYQGDYNQASIFNENPVEVARQWAEEGATRLHVVDLDGAKAGKSVNLPVIEAIAQAISIPVQVGGGLRDRAGVSRLLDTGVQRAILGTVAVEQPELVTELCSEFPEQIVVGIDARNGKVATRGWLETSEVTASELAKRMAQQGVAAIIYTDIHRDGTLSGPNMEALRELAESVTIPVIASGGVSSLADLLSLLSLESVGVTGAIVGRAIYTGDVSLKEAVRAVGDGRWQDVPLDTGSSFA is encoded by the coding sequence ATGGAAGTTATTCCGGCGATCGACTTACTCGATGGTAAATGCGTGCGTCTATATCAAGGAGATTATAATCAAGCATCAATCTTTAATGAGAATCCTGTAGAAGTAGCCCGTCAATGGGCTGAGGAAGGAGCTACTAGACTTCATGTCGTGGATTTAGATGGAGCCAAAGCGGGAAAATCGGTTAACTTGCCTGTAATTGAAGCGATCGCTCAAGCGATCTCTATTCCGGTGCAAGTTGGAGGTGGATTACGCGATCGTGCTGGGGTATCCAGGTTATTAGATACAGGAGTACAGCGAGCTATTTTAGGTACGGTAGCTGTAGAACAACCAGAGTTAGTCACCGAATTGTGTAGTGAATTCCCTGAGCAAATTGTCGTAGGTATCGATGCCCGTAATGGCAAAGTAGCCACTAGAGGATGGTTAGAAACTTCAGAAGTAACTGCTAGCGAGTTAGCTAAACGCATGGCACAGCAAGGAGTAGCAGCAATTATTTACACTGATATTCACCGTGACGGTACACTTTCTGGTCCTAACATGGAGGCTTTAAGAGAATTAGCTGAATCCGTAACAATTCCTGTTATTGCCTCTGGTGGAGTTAGTTCTCTAGCCGATCTCTTAAGTCTTTTGAGTTTAGAATCGGTAGGAGTTACTGGGGCGATCGTCGGTCGAGCTATTTACACTGGTGATGTGAGTCTTAAAGAAGCGGTGCGAGCTGTTGGGGATGGTCGTTGGCAAGATGTTCCCCTAGATACTGGTAGCTCTTTTGCGTAA
- a CDS encoding TAXI family TRAP transporter solute-binding subunit — protein MQLSIQNKLIFPLILLSFITASTFGWQWFRSQNRVYSLAIAAGSPQGEYYAFAKALAQVVARHQPKIQIEVLETEGSLENLELLSDERVQLALIQSDNILSPSTKAIASLFPEISHLIVAKESNIDSFSELKGKKIALMPPRSGSYQLFWSLSSHYGLTELDLEAVAYPPAKAHAALLERKVDALFRVIALGNPGVSQLLHHGQTDLVAIKQGAALQLFRPALFPSQIPQGTYNGAVPIPAKDLPVVAVEAVLVTREDIPHSIVYEITRILFEARNELVKQNIQAAMISQPSESSHLSLSFHEGAKTYYNQDRPSFLVEYAEFLGLLLSLIVLCISGIWQLKMWWQGRQKNRADLYNLEILQLIAQINSMEDLEQLILVRRHLFEILAKVIVDLDEDRVSPESFQSFTFTWKIAMKAASHQETILRN, from the coding sequence ATGCAATTGTCAATCCAAAATAAACTTATTTTTCCCCTTATTCTTCTCAGTTTTATCACAGCTAGTACCTTTGGCTGGCAATGGTTTCGCTCTCAGAACCGCGTTTATTCCCTCGCGATCGCCGCTGGAAGCCCTCAAGGAGAATATTATGCTTTTGCCAAGGCTTTAGCTCAAGTAGTCGCCAGACATCAACCGAAAATCCAGATTGAAGTCTTAGAAACAGAAGGCTCTCTAGAAAACTTAGAGTTACTCTCAGATGAGCGGGTGCAATTAGCACTGATCCAGAGTGATAATATATTGTCCCCCTCGACCAAGGCGATCGCCTCTTTATTTCCAGAAATATCACATTTAATTGTTGCCAAAGAATCTAATATCGATAGCTTCAGTGAGCTGAAAGGGAAAAAGATTGCTTTAATGCCGCCAAGGAGTGGTTCTTATCAACTTTTTTGGTCTTTAAGCTCTCATTATGGTTTAACCGAACTAGATTTGGAAGCGGTGGCATATCCTCCTGCCAAAGCTCATGCAGCTCTTTTAGAAAGAAAAGTAGATGCTTTATTTCGCGTTATTGCCTTGGGCAATCCTGGGGTTAGCCAACTTCTGCACCATGGTCAAACCGATCTGGTGGCTATTAAGCAAGGTGCAGCACTACAACTTTTTCGACCAGCACTGTTTCCCAGCCAAATTCCTCAAGGAACTTACAATGGTGCAGTTCCCATTCCTGCCAAAGATTTACCAGTGGTTGCAGTAGAAGCAGTCTTAGTTACTCGTGAAGATATCCCCCATAGTATTGTTTATGAGATTACTCGTATTTTGTTTGAGGCACGCAATGAATTGGTCAAGCAGAATATTCAAGCAGCAATGATTAGTCAGCCATCTGAATCAAGCCATTTAAGTCTATCGTTTCATGAAGGAGCCAAGACTTACTACAATCAAGATCGACCTAGCTTTCTGGTCGAATATGCCGAATTCCTAGGATTGTTACTTTCCCTCATCGTACTGTGCATTTCAGGCATTTGGCAGTTAAAAATGTGGTGGCAAGGAAGACAAAAAAACCGTGCCGATCTCTACAATCTCGAAATTTTGCAACTCATCGCTCAAATTAATTCAATGGAAGATTTAGAGCAACTGATTTTGGTGCGTCGTCACTTATTTGAAATTTTAGCCAAAGTGATTGTCGATTTAGATGAAGATCGAGTTTCCCCAGAATCGTTTCAATCTTTTACTTTTACTTGGAAAATAGCTATGAAAGCAGCTAGTCATCAAGAAACTATTCTGAGAAATTGA
- a CDS encoding ATP-binding cassette domain-containing protein, with amino-acid sequence MRYLYWLVLFIVALVAILLAPNTYYLYIIGTIAITTLVGVGLNILTGLSGQVSIGHAGFFAIGAYTGSLLMTKLQWNFWLATVIAVIVTVITGIVLAAPALRVQGPYLAMVTVAFGIIVERVLIEWVDLTGGFGGIFNIPKPTLLNLQPALRDVVLLAWIVAILALMSFAVLKNHPWGRAWQAVRDDEIAATAIGLDILRIRLMAFAVSAAFTGLGGVFFAAIVGFISPDSFNFHRSILFLLVVILGGLGTVAGSVIGAIALVIFPELLNDFAEYQLLVFGILLLLTLWLTPEGVVSFFVKRFRRSNPLYPPKMSLQDLPALVVKNQTDLPLEVKQIGISFGAIKAVDQVDLVARSGTVTSVIGPNGAGKTTLLNLLTGFYRPDSGSISLGKLNLTAKKTLDIVHSGLSRTFQTTRLFNSLSVLDNLLVAYAGDNLGNILTALLGWKDQQKSAIEIKLLGLLAFVGYRGDIHAQAASLSFGDRRLVEIARALATSPQVLLLDEPAAGLEQQQRDWLVKLFRRLADGGIKVIIIEHDMNLVMQISDRVVVLDRGKVICNDIPAKVQNDPQVLEAYLGITKSNFSRTASEAKPPILAVENLTSGYGELQVLQQVSLEVGQGELVAVVGANGAGKTTLLKTIARLLTLRSGQVLFRGQNLSKLSPQQLATKGVVLIPEGRQVFRQLTVIDNLRLGAFSRRDSHIEQDMESMLDRFPALKPLQNQRAGLLSGGEQQMLAIARGLMARPQILLLDEPSLGLAPQLIVSLYETLASLCDEGISILLVDQMAQLAFSVAHRHYVLETGKIIQANKYTN; translated from the coding sequence ATGCGCTATCTCTATTGGTTAGTTTTATTTATTGTTGCCTTAGTAGCAATTCTCTTAGCCCCAAATACTTATTATTTATATATTATCGGCACGATCGCTATAACTACTTTAGTAGGTGTCGGTTTAAATATTCTTACTGGATTATCGGGACAGGTTTCCATCGGTCATGCAGGGTTTTTTGCCATTGGTGCTTATACAGGATCTTTACTGATGACCAAACTACAATGGAACTTCTGGTTAGCCACAGTTATCGCTGTGATTGTAACGGTAATTACAGGCATCGTTTTGGCTGCTCCTGCCTTGCGGGTTCAAGGGCCATATTTAGCAATGGTGACGGTTGCTTTTGGTATTATCGTTGAGCGGGTATTAATTGAGTGGGTAGATTTGACAGGCGGTTTTGGTGGAATCTTTAATATTCCTAAGCCAACACTGCTTAATTTGCAACCTGCATTACGAGACGTGGTTTTGCTAGCCTGGATAGTTGCCATTTTGGCTTTAATGTCATTTGCTGTTCTTAAAAATCATCCTTGGGGAAGAGCTTGGCAAGCAGTCCGAGATGATGAAATTGCTGCAACTGCCATTGGTTTAGATATATTGAGAATTCGCTTAATGGCTTTTGCTGTATCGGCAGCTTTTACAGGGTTGGGGGGCGTTTTTTTTGCTGCCATCGTCGGGTTTATCAGTCCCGATAGTTTTAATTTTCATCGTTCAATTTTATTTCTCTTAGTAGTTATTCTGGGAGGTTTGGGCACAGTAGCGGGGTCAGTTATTGGTGCGATCGCTTTGGTGATTTTCCCTGAGCTGCTTAATGATTTTGCGGAATATCAACTGTTAGTGTTTGGCATTTTACTCTTACTTACTCTTTGGCTTACGCCAGAAGGGGTGGTCAGCTTTTTTGTGAAGCGTTTTCGTCGCTCGAATCCTCTTTATCCTCCAAAAATGTCTCTCCAAGATTTACCAGCATTAGTTGTCAAAAATCAAACTGATTTACCATTGGAAGTGAAGCAGATAGGGATTAGTTTTGGTGCTATCAAAGCTGTTGATCAGGTCGATTTGGTGGCACGATCAGGAACTGTAACCTCAGTAATTGGTCCTAATGGTGCTGGTAAAACCACCTTACTCAATCTTTTAACTGGTTTTTATCGTCCCGACTCGGGAAGCATCAGTCTTGGTAAGCTCAATTTAACAGCCAAAAAGACTCTAGATATAGTTCACAGTGGCTTGAGTCGTACTTTTCAGACTACTCGTCTCTTTAATTCGCTTTCGGTCTTAGATAATTTACTTGTGGCATATGCTGGGGATAACTTAGGGAACATCTTAACTGCTTTACTGGGATGGAAAGATCAGCAAAAATCAGCTATAGAAATCAAACTATTGGGTCTGTTAGCTTTTGTCGGTTATCGAGGGGATATTCATGCTCAAGCTGCTAGTTTATCCTTTGGCGATCGCCGTTTAGTGGAAATTGCTCGTGCCTTGGCTACCAGCCCTCAAGTACTACTTTTAGATGAGCCAGCAGCAGGACTGGAACAACAACAGCGAGATTGGCTGGTAAAGTTATTCCGCCGCTTAGCAGATGGCGGAATTAAAGTGATTATCATTGAACATGATATGAATTTGGTGATGCAGATTAGCGATCGCGTTGTAGTTCTCGATCGAGGCAAAGTAATTTGCAACGATATACCAGCTAAGGTTCAGAACGATCCCCAAGTTTTAGAGGCTTATTTGGGGATTACTAAGAGTAATTTCAGTCGTACTGCTTCTGAGGCAAAACCACCAATTTTAGCGGTGGAAAACTTGACATCAGGTTATGGAGAGCTACAAGTTTTACAGCAAGTGTCTCTGGAAGTCGGGCAAGGAGAATTGGTAGCAGTTGTTGGTGCCAATGGTGCGGGCAAAACTACCCTACTGAAAACTATTGCTCGGTTACTTACTCTGCGATCGGGACAAGTCTTATTTCGTGGTCAAAATTTGTCGAAACTATCGCCCCAGCAACTTGCTACCAAAGGAGTTGTCTTAATTCCCGAAGGTAGGCAGGTATTTAGGCAGTTAACTGTGATTGACAATCTGCGTTTAGGGGCATTTTCTCGTCGTGATTCTCACATAGAGCAAGATATGGAATCGATGCTAGACCGTTTTCCTGCTTTAAAACCCCTGCAAAATCAAAGGGCTGGATTACTCTCAGGAGGAGAACAACAAATGTTGGCGATCGCCAGAGGATTGATGGCTCGACCGCAAATTTTGCTGTTAGATGAACCTTCTCTGGGATTAGCACCACAATTAATAGTTTCTCTTTACGAAACTCTGGCATCATTATGCGATGAAGGCATTTCAATTTTGTTGGTAGATCAAATGGCTCAATTAGCTTTCTCCGTTGCCCATCGTCATTATGTGCTAGAAACAGGGAAAATTATCCAAGCAAATAAGTATACTAATTGA
- the mutL gene encoding DNA mismatch repair endonuclease MutL has protein sequence MPSEIKTLPDEVIDLIAAGEVIDSLAAVVRELVENSLDAGATRITIFLNPELWQVQVIDNGSGMSLSDLKVCIHPHSTSKIRTCKDLWHITSLGFRGEALHSIAQVADLTICSRPQAESNAVGWKVIYQEGKLYQASVMAIAQGTMVTVSNLFSKIPVRRRGLPSFPQQLKAIQKIIYQIALCHPQVTWQIKQNNRLWFNLSPGVTPKDILPQLLKKISSSDLHYLKLETSTPLDEESKQSHLSSTTINDQPSTIELVMGLPDRCHRHRADWVKVSVNNRYVRSPELEQTILNSMTKTLPRDRFPVCLLHLHTCPSQIDWNRHPAKTEIHLHSLPYWQAEVTKAISQALKLNTANLPTAVGDRRISKILRVAEASSKYRIDRDLADTLENKTPSKLAINSLKLKAVAQVNKTYIVAEHSSGLWLIEQHIAHERVLYEQLQDCWELVPLNTPIVFEHLRPRQLEQLQKLAIDIQPFGENIWAVRNAPKILAERDDCADALIELSWGGDLRSAQVATACRSAIRNGTSLSSEEMQNLLDLWQVTRNPRTCPHGRPIYLSLEESTLSRFFRRHWVIGKSHGI, from the coding sequence ATGCCTTCAGAGATAAAGACTCTACCAGACGAGGTAATCGACCTCATTGCTGCGGGAGAAGTTATTGATTCTCTAGCGGCGGTGGTACGAGAGTTGGTCGAAAATTCCCTTGATGCAGGAGCAACTAGAATTACTATTTTTTTAAACCCTGAATTATGGCAAGTTCAGGTGATAGATAATGGTAGTGGGATGTCTTTGTCAGACTTAAAAGTGTGTATTCATCCCCATAGCACTAGTAAAATTCGTACTTGCAAAGACCTCTGGCATATCACCAGTCTCGGTTTTCGTGGGGAAGCATTACACAGCATCGCTCAAGTGGCAGATTTAACTATTTGTAGCCGTCCTCAAGCTGAATCGAACGCTGTTGGTTGGAAAGTTATCTATCAAGAGGGCAAATTATACCAGGCATCAGTCATGGCGATCGCCCAAGGCACTATGGTCACGGTTTCCAACTTATTTAGCAAAATTCCCGTTCGTCGTCGTGGTTTACCCTCCTTCCCTCAGCAGCTAAAAGCGATCCAAAAAATCATTTATCAAATTGCTCTGTGTCATCCACAAGTTACTTGGCAAATTAAGCAAAACAATCGTCTGTGGTTTAATCTTAGTCCTGGTGTAACACCGAAAGATATTTTGCCCCAATTACTGAAAAAAATCAGCAGCAGTGATTTACATTACCTCAAACTTGAAACCTCAACTCCCTTAGATGAAGAGAGTAAACAGAGCCACTTATCTTCAACAACCATCAATGATCAACCCTCAACTATAGAATTAGTGATGGGTTTACCCGATCGCTGTCATCGTCATCGAGCAGATTGGGTAAAAGTATCGGTCAATAATCGCTATGTGCGATCACCAGAATTAGAGCAGACGATCTTAAATAGCATGACGAAAACCCTACCCCGCGATCGCTTTCCTGTGTGTTTGTTACATCTCCATACCTGTCCTAGCCAAATCGATTGGAATCGTCATCCAGCCAAAACTGAAATTCATCTTCATTCTCTTCCCTATTGGCAAGCTGAAGTAACCAAAGCAATTTCTCAAGCTTTGAAGCTCAATACGGCTAATCTACCTACTGCTGTCGGAGATCGCCGAATTAGTAAAATTTTACGGGTTGCCGAAGCGTCTAGCAAATATCGAATTGACCGTGATTTAGCTGATACTTTAGAAAATAAAACTCCCTCAAAGCTTGCAATCAACTCACTGAAACTGAAGGCAGTAGCCCAAGTCAACAAAACCTATATTGTTGCCGAACATTCTTCTGGCTTGTGGTTGATTGAACAGCATATTGCCCACGAAAGAGTACTCTATGAACAGCTACAAGATTGCTGGGAGTTAGTCCCCCTAAATACTCCAATTGTTTTTGAGCATTTAAGACCAAGACAACTAGAGCAATTACAAAAATTAGCCATAGACATTCAACCATTTGGTGAAAACATTTGGGCAGTGCGTAATGCTCCCAAAATACTTGCTGAAAGAGATGATTGTGCCGATGCTCTTATCGAATTAAGTTGGGGAGGCGATTTGCGCTCGGCTCAGGTTGCTACCGCCTGTCGTAGTGCGATTCGCAATGGAACGAGTTTAAGTTCAGAAGAAATGCAAAATTTATTAGACCTCTGGCAAGTTACCCGTAATCCCCGCACCTGTCCCCACGGTAGACCAATTTATCTTTCCCTGGAAGAATCTACCCTATCTCGATTTTTCCGTCGCCATTGGGTAATTGGCAAGAGCCACGGGATTTAA
- a CDS encoding J domain-containing protein, producing MNIMENVAQIKSQLEQIDAQEKANQQEQEIVNRRIIELESELQQQHKRRSELDDEALQLYTQAEELRPKLDKLTRIANLSQEFLELHAECQDNQDLLNTLYSSVSNISIENKGQNFSHPLILDLNQPEPEPELESPEDNHNSYANYSITIDEIKEALPNAEKVYQQLVAGYLEEYKTYQNYIVDGLDLIWYAVAFIAFGRSSYRKMSFKYHPDLDGSERAMQLVNTAWSISQNFLGDLTTPSDTMNTL from the coding sequence ATGAACATAATGGAGAATGTTGCTCAAATAAAGTCTCAGTTAGAGCAGATTGATGCACAGGAAAAAGCTAATCAGCAAGAACAAGAAATTGTTAATCGACGCATCATCGAGCTTGAATCTGAACTTCAGCAACAACATAAACGCCGTAGTGAATTAGATGATGAAGCTTTGCAGCTTTACACCCAAGCTGAGGAACTAAGACCCAAATTAGATAAATTAACCAGAATTGCTAACTTATCTCAAGAGTTCCTGGAATTGCACGCCGAATGTCAAGATAATCAAGATTTGTTGAATACTCTATACTCCTCTGTTTCCAATATATCAATTGAAAACAAGGGTCAAAATTTCTCTCATCCTTTGATACTTGACTTGAATCAACCTGAACCTGAACCTGAACTCGAATCCCCAGAAGATAACCATAACAGTTATGCCAATTATTCCATCACTATAGATGAGATCAAAGAAGCTTTACCAAATGCTGAAAAAGTCTATCAACAGCTAGTTGCTGGCTATTTAGAAGAATATAAAACCTATCAAAATTATATTGTTGATGGCTTAGACTTAATTTGGTACGCGGTAGCTTTTATTGCTTTTGGTCGCTCCTCTTATCGCAAAATGAGCTTTAAATATCATCCTGATTTAGATGGATCAGAACGGGCTATGCAACTAGTAAATACCGCTTGGTCTATTTCCCAGAACTTTTTAGGAGATTTGACGACACCCAGCGACACCATGAACACTTTGTAA